GTGTCTTTGGAGGTTGGCCATTCTCGAAAAAGTACGTTTGCATATTTCACACgcgtaatattttatttgggtTTTTTTAACGGTTTCGACGTTGTGCGAATTATGGGATTTTTTTTGATTCGCCGATTCGATATCGCAGCAAAATCGTGAATGcctaaaaaaaattcgataagagaaaatgttttatacaaaatgattcaataaaattcaacCAAATTTGCTGTATGAAACggcaaattatttcttaaagtaCGGTCCTGTTACGTTGCCTTTTTCAACCCTAATCACTAGCATGAATGTtttgatttacaatttttcttcgataactagagtaaaatatgaaacttacttattatcgtttttataaaatttcgcGTCGCAATTAACTTCTTCGCCCGAATGTAACCGTTGGTGACATTGTAATccctattgaaaataaaaataaaattattgttattatgtACAAATTTCCATCTATTTTACCTCCTTCTTATCACAAACTCTGCATATTGCATGTTCGGCATCAACGTGCGTCTTCAGATCATCGACATTTTCAAACAGACAGTTACAATGTTGACATCTGTGATGGTCGCAGGTGAAATTATCGTCGATCATCACCTTTACATAAGACTTTTCCCTTTTGTGCGTTGTTTCGATGGTGACTCCGATTTTGTTGGGGGACGATTGGATATTAGGCCTTTTTCCATTTGTGAGAGAATCTGGTACGAAAATCCAACCGTTTCCCTTTTCCTCCATGTAACCGCCAACAACAGAAACGTTCTCTATTATGTTCCTCATGTTATAACAATATTTGTCTACCAAATTGATGTGTACATTTTTGTTGGATAATTGCCGTTGGATTTTCTCGGTTTTCATTAGACCCGATAGGATATTGGAGATTCTTTGGAACTGATCAGATTTCTTCGATAGGAGTTTCGTTTGAACGCACCTCAATTTGGTATCCAACGATTTGTTCGACAGTCCTAAAAgtgatatttcatataatatctatttatattagtGTGAAAATAATTTGCCCGACCTTCAGTTACTCGATTTTTATTGGACGTTGCCTTGGAGGTGACACGTATTATTTTACCCATTAGATTTTTTCCACCAACCGTCAGTCCCAAATTGAATTTCTTGTTTAAAAATGCGTTTAAATTACGACATTTCCCGTTTACCGAATCGGGAGCATTTGATTTTAtgcgtttttttattttattcacataACTTTCCAGACTCATCGTTTGACCGGTTATCAGGTCCTTTCCAGTGATGGTGCCAAGTTGATTTGTATCGTTGTTATCAGATAAAGACGAGACGGTGATTATTTCTGGATGATCTTCTCCTTGATATCCTTGTAACAATTCCACATCCGTACTTTCCGTATGTTGATACCTGCAACAATAAAagatctaaataaaaaaaaaatcatgaaatcaCCATAAAAATCAACTTACCAATCTGCCGGACCTATAGCGACGAAGGAGTTATCTTCTTGATCGGcgcattgaaaatttataagcCTAGTTGAATTTATATCTTCTTCATCGCTCGATGATATAATACAAGAATTATTATCTACAGATTCAAGGTTCATCAAACTATTTTCTTCTGAGTTTTCACTAATTTCCATTAATTCCGTAGGTCGATACTGGGCAGATAAATCTTCGAGAGTTAACGGAACCCCGTCTTCATTTATATAGATAATATCAGAGgcattttttatattaccaTAGTCATctatatattgaataatgtaTTGCGAACTTCGATCGACATTACCTATTAATACTTCATCTAAAAGGtgtaaaaaaacatattaattaacgttttatcaaaattcctTAGAACTGACCTGCGTTATTATCGTTATTCGTTATGTAGGAGCTCAAATCGCTTCCATCTTCGCTAAGAATAAATTTCGGCGTATTTTCTTCTCGGATTATTTCGCCGTTCAAAATAATTGCTTCATTTTCATCGGTatatattatctaaaaaattattcaaagtaaactataaatattgcaATTTTTCCGACTTACGTCATTTGTATCGGCGACGGAGGGATCTAAAATAAATCTTCCATCATTAAGAATGTATTGAAGCCTAGGTTCCTCGATATCTTTAATTACTCGGgacatttcaattaaaaatatcctattttttgaaatcaaatccGAATTGTACAATCGGTAAatagaatttctaaatttatttgacAGCTGACATTAATGACAGTGTCATGACACGTCACTCTTCTTTTtccatcaaaaatattataacggaTTGGTTATTTACTTATGAGAGATTCCAACCTAACATTAAAAATGACCGAAactgaaattttccaaattttgttgaAACGCGAAACCGATATAGATTTCCCTAAACAACGAAGCGAAGCGATTAATGTAATTGCTGAAAAATTGACTGATATAATTTACGAATCTTATCAAAACGGATCTAATAACAGTTCTACTAACAATAGGATCAAAACTCTAGTAAGTTATCCTTCGTATCCCGTGTTAACtatctaatttgttttttttacctctagaaattcattaataaaatttgtcaaattcGACTGCACCATtcttatgaaaattatatgaaatgcTCGTTAAAGgaaatcaaaaaatcatttgataCAGTGGAAAGCGAAGATATGataaacttcaacaaaaatatagCCGATAATTTAAAGAAGTATAAGGAcaatgtgttttataaaaatgtggaTGAGTACTATACGAGGAAGATCGAGAAAGAAAAAGCGTACGCTAGGAAAAGAGGTAAGCTCTCTTGTTTATATAGATAAGGTTTATTTATTCTCATCTTGTATTTTTAGGAATGATAGACGAAGATATGCGAGAGAAACTTGGAAAAAAGTATCATATGCAAGtgaggaaaaaatattcattcggaacgaacaaaaaacatttgaaaaaattattagaaagtgAATCTTGTGATAACCAAAAAAATGAGGAAGACATCTGTGATAGCGACAAGATCGTTAAATTGGGTTATACAATGCTCAATTTAGGGAAAATGGATATTTTGGAAAGGATAATACAACAGATTTCTTATGTTGACAAGTTTAATGAATTGGAAAGCAATTTTTTGCGATATATTTGGATGTCACAAATATGTTcagttgatatttttgttgaaaagaatctcgatattttttattttatcatagaaGAAACTCTATTGAAATGCACAACTCATTTGTTAGGTTTGGAACGAGAAGAAGAGATCAGAAGATATTTGTCGGAGCTGGAAAATGAATGCAGCTttagaagaattaaaaaaatctgcGGTGCTCATTTGAATTGTCGATTGAAGCTTCAAACTctattatatgaattatattgTATGAGTTTTTGTAACGCGAATGTACTAAAACTTTGtgaattgattaaataattgtattgaatCGTAATATGGTTTCCCTGACAACCCTCTGGTAGTTTGATCAATGAAATCGCGGATTTTTTAGACTAAAAATGTTGGATCTTGGAAAACGAATCAGTGGGCCTTTTCTAACAAAGACTGAGTTAGATAGACTCGAAAAGGGGGCAAAGGTAAGAAAGTTTTTGTGGGTAGAATAGAAATAGtacaatttgattatttaggtTATGACCGTCCGAGATAAAATGAGGATGCTGGAAGAAGCCGAACGGCGAGAAAATCAAATCCGACAAGAGAGTTTGAACAGAAAGAGTCAATTGTTGCAAGCCCGAAAAATACGGCCCCTTATACCCGGAAGCAAACTAGAGGAAGTAGAAACGGAAGCGGCGCATAAAAATCTGTGTTTAATCAGAAGATCGGAGGAATTGATGATGGAACGAAATGATAAAGTTAAACAGGCCAACAGGATAATTTTGGCGACGAAATGTCGAGCTATTAGAAACGCGCAAACTATCGAAAAAAAggtgaaatattaattaacatTTCATTACGAAATTGTATTTATGACGTTACAGTTGATTGAGAAACAAATGCGGGAAGAGAATCAAAAATTGGACGCGATGATGGAACGAGTTGTACGCGAAAATATTACGTTGGAAGAAAATCGACGAACTGCTGCCGAAGTCGAAAAGAAAAAGtacgtttttcttttaataaataaacgaTAATTGTTAAATAACAATATGCTGATGATAATTAAAAGGTATGTCAAAGAAATTGAGAAGCAGGTGAGAGAAAACGAAATGTATCGAATGTTGGAAGCCGCAAAAATCGAAGAAGAGAGCAGGATGATGAACGAGGCTTTCGAGGCTCGGCGACGCGAAGAGGAATCGAAAGTTATGGAGAAAAAGAATATTCAATCGAGGTTAAAAGATGAATTCGAACGAGCTAACGAAAGTTCAAGGCGTTACAAATCTTTAAGAGAAGAACAAGATCGATTATCCGACATGATGGTAAAAGTTTGCGGTTATTTTGTTAGGAAATGGGGTGGTGGTGGCcgattattatcattttttagatTGCGGAATTTATGAGGATGAAGAAGGATCGCGAAGAAGCCTTGCAAAAGGAAAAGGATTTAGTCAAATTGGCTAGAGAAAAAAACGTAGCGAAGCTTGCGGTGGATCAAATCAAAAGACGAAACATGAAAGCTACAATGGACGAATTGAATGCCGTTAGAGCGCAAGAAGAGGTAATACTTACGTTTTCGATCGAATttcaagtttatgaaaataaaaaaaattgcagaaagAGAAGGAATGGAGAGAAAAAGAGAGAAAGGAAGTGCTGAGAAGGCGGAAAGTTGTGGAAGATTTGAAGGAATCCAGAAACAAGCAAATAGAGGATATAAGAAAGGCCCAAGCTGTCGCGTTAGCCAGAGAAGAAGAATCTTTGAATAAAgtcggtttttttttattgtaataaatcctttttttatcatcatttcgATATAAATTTAAGGTTTTGATGATGCAAAAGATGCTGCTAgatttggaattgaaaaaaattgaacggCGTAAAGAAGAAAGCGAAAAACACAAGGAATTTATTTTGAAGCAAATCGAGGAGAAAGAAGCGTCGAGAAACAAATATCAACAAGAGAAATACGAAAGTGGTAAAGCTCAGCTGCTAGAATCGGCTAAAAACGACGAACAAGTGCGGGATTATTTGAATTGTAAGATTAATAAATTGAGGTAAGATCGGGAATTCAATGTCATTTTTATTGGATCAGTTTTTACGTTTCCACGTTTTTAGGGAAATCCACATTCCGGAAAACTATATCAAGGATATAGAAAGgcaaattaaattgataaaatgaaagttttcttactattaaaactttttcaactaagtttgttttatttatttcacgtTCGAGAACTACTTTCtttaaaatatggaaataaacaaaatttgtcgtGTAATGTACTTACCTACTTTAACGTATTCAGTATTCCTATCATCGAAAGCACTTTTATAACACTGAAACTGTGTATtaggattttttcaaaataatttagatatcttgaaatatttataacgaTATAAATCATTTTCTTCGGGTTATTTCAAATGTTATTGGTAAACATTCAAAACATAACGTCAATGACATTTGACACTTtacgtttttgtttttctattaaaaaaaaaagaagaaaatgttgacAGTGTTACCAACTCGATGGTACCTActtgattttgaaataattcgtATCCATTTTGTATTAGATTGTAGagtgagaaataattttcaaatgttctTGTTATTAAAGGTAAGATGTACTTATAACTAATTTAGGTAaattgtttattacaattttcgtTACAATCTAAAACCTagtttaaaatacaaaattatttcatttatccaAAAAACAACTTCCCAAAGTTCATTGAccctttttttgttaatgtattGTTTGTCTAGACggatattttgtgttttttcccTATCCGATCTCAAAGAACaggtaaaaatttaatttttactttttgaaacgATTTATCAAGCAAGAAATATGAATAAGTCTAagaagtaaaattgaaaataaactttttatctacgaggtctggttaaaaaattactaaaattgcGTCATATTATACGGTTGTTTTTGAATGTAACTTGAATAGTAGAGATAAttagtaaaagataaaaatgtataaattagtGGTAATATTTTGagtgaatgtttaaaaaattttttaaagagaatactgcaacaaagaaagaaaataaacgtttaatatctaaaataaaaatactattgaacaataaaaaacattgattGATGTTATTATACCTTTAGACGAATTATTCAGTTCATGTTTCAAAAAATGACGTTAacgtttcaaatttcatttggtGTGTCGgtggtattttcatttttaattttgacttcCGCTTGAGCAATCGACGAAGGTTCATAATTAACTTCAATTTCAACTTCCCTGGCCAATCTTCCGTCGTAATTCTGATTGTCGTACGAAGATTGATTAATCGGTCCGAGTTCGACCATAAGACCACCCGTTTGATCGAACTGGGGGTTGTTTAAATTCAATACGGGAATCATAGAACCACCGTTTTGCTGCATCGGTATATTTTGAACGTATACCGGACTAGGATATCCTCCGATATTTTGGTAACCTAAACCGTAAGGATTCGGATATCCCAAACATTCGTAGCAAGGTACGTGCGAATACCACGGTCTGTATACGGGTCCTTGACGGTAGAGGGAACCCATCGCACCGAATCCATCGTCGTAGCATTGCGAAggacaatttaaataattattcgaCTCTCCGTTCAAATAATGCGAATAACAACCGTGGCAAGTTTCTTGTTTCTGTATACCGCACGAGACGTACGGCCAGACCGATTGGTATGTACATTTAGGTTGCGGTTGAGGAATGTACATTATCTGTTGGGAACAAACCGGTTGAGCACCCGGATAATTTACCGAACAAATTTGCTGTTGTTCCTTATGGACTATATCTGCCGTACAAAATGGACCGCATTGTTTGGATCTGTAATGGAAGCACCTCGGCGTCGGACTAGAAACGCATTGTCGCGGACTGATAACGGTACAACATTTTTCCGTCGAAGACGATTGATCGCCGCCGCTTTCCTCGCTATATAACGATATATTTTGGTTATTCGTATTGTTAAGAACGATCGGAATGTCGACGACGTTGGTGTTGTTAATGACGTTGTTCAAGTGGATTATCGTCGTTATATTAGGTCGATTAACGTTGTTTATACTCGTATTTTCGCGAGAATATGAAATTGGAAATCCACCTTCCGCTTCCCTGTCTTGCGTACGTTCTCTTACgctattaaaacaatttttcctaCACGAACTTCTACAAGAAGACGTCGAACATTGAGTATGGCAAGTCTTGTGACAACAGTGATTTGTGTGACAAGGTACGTAATTGCTGCAACAAGAGCTGCAACAATTACCGCACGAATTGGAGCAGCTGCTGTAATTACAGGAATCGCAATCGCATTCGTTACATATATCTATACAATTACCGGAATCGCAGTCGTTGTCGCACTCCGTGGATCTCTTTTGTCGCCTCCTGATACATTCGACGTAGGATTGGTAGTTCGTCGAATGGCATTCTTCTTTGCTGTTGAAACAAAGCTCCGATTTCGATGATGCGATCTGTATAGCGACTAGGCACAAAAATAACACGATCACCTTCATctgaaataaccaaaaaaaacatACTAAAAGAAGGATTCCCGGTAAAAATGTTTCGACGTTCGGATCTttaactgttttctttttcaaattattttctgtttaaaaataattgcaaaaatCACTATTCCTTGATCTGGATACTAATATTtacttattaaattttatacggTGCGTTCATTTTGTCATTTAATGAATTATGAAAAgctgaaaatttgaaataatagaaatcgaAACATCAGAAAGTTACTTTATGAGCGCACTGTatgtagatataaaaaaaattcgtagaaataaaattacgagattgtttattttatgattgatcaaaatataacgataaaaatgtttaaactttttttgaacGTGTAAAATGCTCAGCACTTACCACAGCTAATTATTTCGTGAAAAATCAGAAAACCGGATCGCTATTCGTTAATCGCTTCACTTGCACGAAAGGCTGATACAAAACCGCGGTAATTTTACGTGGGCAATAAGAGATAATACTACTTACATATCTCTATAATCTAAAAGAGATAAAAACGCGTTTTGTTTGCTCAGTCACAAAATGTGGgacaaaaaaatcgatgaatAATCAAAGGGGTTTATTATTAATCTCTAAGCATTGCTATAAGAAAATAATCGTTCCAAAAAAGATGGGGTAGTTATGtagaaaattagaatatatGGATAATAATAGTGAGtggtcaaaaaaaaaaaaacaatccaCCCGGATGTTTGGTAAATTTATCAACTCGATTAGcgactaaattgaaaatatatgaggTGTTCTTCAATTGCGACTGATATTGTCGTAGATCGACCTTAATACCCCGAATCCAACAATTTTCCTATCGCAACGTAAACATTATTAATCTGGtaataagtaaataatataGACTCCGTTCTCAACGGATCCAATTGTTCAttcattcttttcaaaaatgtgCAGTTTTGTGTAGTAATTGCGTACAGTGAGATcctaaaataatgtataaattcgTGATTACGAATGTGGTTGGACGGAAATGGAATACCGTAAAATGGGGTTACATTGAACCCCATGgtaacattgaaaaattttgcaataaacaTTAGTTGAcctgaaattgttttttgggaCCGATCTATTTTTTTGAGGGTCGTAAATATGTTTTCCTTGGACTTTCTTATGAAATTTCATTCCAGGTTTTCAAAATTAAGGAgtaaaacttgaatttattctaaaaaaaaagttagagaaaaaaattctctgAAACTTTGGTCTGCAACCGGCCTTCTACAAAATATATCCTTTAGCGTCTAGTTTTGCACGATATTAGTACCTGTTTGAACCTTATTCTACATTctgaaatatgtaatttttttggaaaagttggGTAACAGCGTGTTTagggccctttcacaccaaacgaatccgaatcaatcagaatcactccgaatgaagttgaatctgattgagCAAGATTCGGCTTCCCGCCTTCAGAtcggacgaatctggttcaatcaggtttgattcgaggtcgcacttgattcaacctgtcagattcctcgtccggtcagttttgaatcaacaaccatacgagatggacgtggacttattaattttaaaagttaaagatTATAAAGATTATagattcaggttgattcagctggtgtgaaagagtggagatgacgaatcagattcaacttgattcggagtgatccagatcgattcggattcgtttggtgtgaaaggggccttACACGCGATCCGTGTAACATTAGTCTGCGTCGAAAATATATGGGAGGTTAGGAAATATTAGATTGTGCAGTTCGAAAATCCCGTTTTAAAATGCGTCTTTACGTTAGAAAGTTGTTTAGTCGATCATACAAAAATTACACCACTGATACTATGGAACAAGCAATCCgcgaaatcaaaataaaaaatttgtcattttccaAGGCGTCGAAGAAATACAACATCCCAAAAGGAACGTTAAGCCACACACTGAACAAAGACGTTTTAAGCAACGACGTGGGGGTTTCCTTTGACTCACGACGATTTACGACATATTAAGAAAAGCCATTT
The sequence above is drawn from the Diorhabda carinulata isolate Delta chromosome 6, icDioCari1.1, whole genome shotgun sequence genome and encodes:
- the LOC130896007 gene encoding zinc finger protein 184-like; this encodes MSRVIKDIEEPRLQYILNDGRFILDPSVADTNDIIYTDENEAIILNGEIIREENTPKFILSEDGSDLSSYITNNDNNADEVLIGNVDRSSQYIIQYIDDYGNIKNASDIIYINEDGVPLTLEDLSAQYRPTELMEISENSEENSLMNLESVDNNSCIISSSDEEDINSTRLINFQCADQEDNSFVAIGPADWYQHTESTDVELLQGYQGEDHPEIITVSSLSDNNDTNQLGTITGKDLITGQTMSLESYVNKIKKRIKSNAPDSVNGKCRNLNAFLNKKFNLGLTVGGKNLMGKIIRVTSKATSNKNRVTEGLSNKSLDTKLRCVQTKLLSKKSDQFQRISNILSGLMKTEKIQRQLSNKNVHINLVDKYCYNMRNIIENVSVVGGYMEEKGNGWIFVPDSLTNGKRPNIQSSPNKIGVTIETTHKREKSYVKVMIDDNFTCDHHRCQHCNCLFENVDDLKTHVDAEHAICRVCDKKEGLQCHQRLHSGEEVNCDAKFYKNDNKHSRFCCDIESANQKKSHNSHNVETVKKTQIKYYACEICKRTFSRMANLQRHVAIHKNGEQLFRCAICRCSYQYISTLTRHILKNHVQLQRPNFD
- the LOC130896008 gene encoding cilia- and flagella-associated protein 45-like, with the translated sequence MLDLGKRISGPFLTKTELDRLEKGAKVMTVRDKMRMLEEAERRENQIRQESLNRKSQLLQARKIRPLIPGSKLEEVETEAAHKNLCLIRRSEELMMERNDKVKQANRIILATKCRAIRNAQTIEKKLIEKQMREENQKLDAMMERVVRENITLEENRRTAAEVEKKKYVKEIEKQVRENEMYRMLEAAKIEEESRMMNEAFEARRREEESKVMEKKNIQSRLKDEFERANESSRRYKSLREEQDRLSDMMIAEFMRMKKDREEALQKEKDLVKLAREKNVAKLAVDQIKRRNMKATMDELNAVRAQEEKEKEWREKERKEVLRRRKVVEDLKESRNKQIEDIRKAQAVALAREEESLNKVLMMQKMLLDLELKKIERRKEESEKHKEFILKQIEEKEASRNKYQQEKYESGKAQLLESAKNDEQVRDYLNCKINKLREIHIPENYIKDIERQIKLIK
- the LOC130896009 gene encoding uncharacterized protein LOC130896009; protein product: MKVIVLFLCLVAIQIASSKSELCFNSKEECHSTNYQSYVECIRRRQKRSTECDNDCDSGNCIDICNECDCDSCNYSSCSNSCGNCCSSCCSNYVPCHTNHCCHKTCHTQCSTSSCRSSCRKNCFNSVRERTQDREAEGGFPISYSRENTSINNVNRPNITTIIHLNNVINNTNVVDIPIVLNNTNNQNISLYSEESGGDQSSSTEKCCTVISPRQCVSSPTPRCFHYRSKQCGPFCTADIVHKEQQQICSVNYPGAQPVCSQQIMYIPQPQPKCTYQSVWPYVSCGIQKQETCHGCYSHYLNGESNNYLNCPSQCYDDGFGAMGSLYRQGPVYRPWYSHVPCYECLGYPNPYGLGYQNIGGYPSPVYVQNIPMQQNGGSMIPVLNLNNPQFDQTGGLMVELGPINQSSYDNQNYDGRLAREVEIEVNYEPSSIAQAEVKIKNENTTDTPNEI